Proteins from one Lonchura striata isolate bLonStr1 chromosome 6, bLonStr1.mat, whole genome shotgun sequence genomic window:
- the NR1H3 gene encoding oxysterols receptor LXR-alpha isoform X1 — protein sequence MGPTQLSTQDHGKRVASVFEMEEEGLPLFSGSENPPEHAENPPLKRKKGPAPKMLGNEVCSVCGDKASGFHYNVLSCEGCKGFFRRSVIKGAQYVCKNGGKCEMDMYMRRKCQECRLRKCQEAGMREQYVLSEEQIRLKKLKKQEDDQARTVVVRPNPPNPPSPSHKLTPEQLSMIKKLVAAQQQCNQRSFTDRLKVTPWPQIPDPNNREARQQRFAHFTELAIISVQEIVDFAKQLPGFLELTREDQIALLKTSTIEVMLLETSRRYNPEIESITFLKDLSYNRDDFAKAGLQFEFINPIFEFSKGMNELQLNDAEYALLIAINIFSADRPNVQDQSLVERLQHTYVEALHSYICINRPNDRLMFPRMLMKLVSLRTLSSVHSEQVFALRLQDKKLPPLLSEIWDVHE from the exons ATGGGTCCCACTCAACTCAGCACACAGGATCATGGGAAGAGGGTGGCAAGTGTATTTGAAATGGAGGAGGAAGGGCTTCCACTCTTCTCTGGCTCAGAGAACCCCCCTGAGCATGCAG AAAATCCCCCCTTGAAGCGGAAGAAGGGCCCAGCCCCTAAGATGCTGGGAAACGAAGTGTGCAGTGTCTGTGGGGACAAGGCCTCTGGCTTCCACTACAACGTGCTGAGCTGCGAAGGCTGCAAGGGCTTCTTCCGCCGCAGCGTCATCAAGGGCGCGCAGTACGTCTGCAAGAACGGCGGCAAGTGCGAGATGGACATGTACATGCGCCGCAAGTGCCAGGAGTGCCGGCTGCGCAAGTGCCAGGAGGCCGGCATGCGGGAGCAGT ATGTTCTGTCTGAAGAGCAGATACGACTGAAGAAGCTGAAGAAGCAGGAAGACGATCAGGCTCGGACAGTTGTGGTGCGTCCAAACCCTCCGAATCCGCCAAGCCCTTCCCACAAACTGACGCCAGAACAGCTGAGCATGATAAAAAAGCTCGTGGCCGCTCAGCAGCAGTGCAACCAGCGCTCCTTCACAGACAGGCTCAAAGTGACG CCGTGGCCCCAGATTCCTGATCCAAATAACCGTGAAGCAAGGCAGCAGCGTTTTGCTCACTTCACAGAACTCGCAATTATCTCTGTGCAAGAGATCGTGGACTTTGCCAAGCAATTACCTGGATTCCTGGAGCTCACCAGGGAAGATCAGATCGCTTTACTGAAGACATCTACCATAGAG GTGATGTTGTTGGAGACATCTCGGCGCTACAATCCAGAGATTGAGAGCATCACCTTTCTTAAGGACCTGAGCTATAATCGGGATGACTTCGCCAAAGCAG GTCTGCAGTTTGAGTTCATTAACCCCATCTTTGAGTTCTCAAAGGGAATGAATGAGCTACAGCTTAATGATGCTGAATATGCACTTTTAATTGCCATCAACATTTTCTCTGCAG ACCGACCGAATGTGCAGGACCAGTCCCTGGTGGAGAGGCTGCAGCACACCTATGTGGAAGCACTTCATTCTTACATTTGCATCAACAGACCAAAT GACCGTTTGATGTTTCCACGGATGTTAATGAAGCTGGTCAGTCTTCGGACACTGAGCAGTGTCCACTCTGAACAGGTGTTTGCCCTTCGGCTGCAGGATAAGAAACTCCCGCCCTTGCTCTCAGAAATCTGGGATGTGCATGAGTGA
- the NR1H3 gene encoding oxysterols receptor LXR-alpha isoform X2, producing MIKKLVAAQQQCNQRSFTDRLKVTPWPQIPDPNNREARQQRFAHFTELAIISVQEIVDFAKQLPGFLELTREDQIALLKTSTIEVMLLETSRRYNPEIESITFLKDLSYNRDDFAKAGLQFEFINPIFEFSKGMNELQLNDAEYALLIAINIFSADRPNVQDQSLVERLQHTYVEALHSYICINRPNDRLMFPRMLMKLVSLRTLSSVHSEQVFALRLQDKKLPPLLSEIWDVHE from the exons ATGATAAAAAAGCTCGTGGCCGCTCAGCAGCAGTGCAACCAGCGCTCCTTCACAGACAGGCTCAAAGTGACG CCGTGGCCCCAGATTCCTGATCCAAATAACCGTGAAGCAAGGCAGCAGCGTTTTGCTCACTTCACAGAACTCGCAATTATCTCTGTGCAAGAGATCGTGGACTTTGCCAAGCAATTACCTGGATTCCTGGAGCTCACCAGGGAAGATCAGATCGCTTTACTGAAGACATCTACCATAGAG GTGATGTTGTTGGAGACATCTCGGCGCTACAATCCAGAGATTGAGAGCATCACCTTTCTTAAGGACCTGAGCTATAATCGGGATGACTTCGCCAAAGCAG GTCTGCAGTTTGAGTTCATTAACCCCATCTTTGAGTTCTCAAAGGGAATGAATGAGCTACAGCTTAATGATGCTGAATATGCACTTTTAATTGCCATCAACATTTTCTCTGCAG ACCGACCGAATGTGCAGGACCAGTCCCTGGTGGAGAGGCTGCAGCACACCTATGTGGAAGCACTTCATTCTTACATTTGCATCAACAGACCAAAT GACCGTTTGATGTTTCCACGGATGTTAATGAAGCTGGTCAGTCTTCGGACACTGAGCAGTGTCCACTCTGAACAGGTGTTTGCCCTTCGGCTGCAGGATAAGAAACTCCCGCCCTTGCTCTCAGAAATCTGGGATGTGCATGAGTGA